The following proteins are co-located in the Paludibaculum fermentans genome:
- a CDS encoding efflux RND transporter periplasmic adaptor subunit: MTNPNPDQLPMPKYTGEPPKKPNPLPNILGGLGLLALVGGGAYYWNVVRPARAAQAAVVAVAKTVPVRRTNIEMRLRVTGQTSAREFAFMVAPRIRFRGVDPNMVLLKLATSGSMVKKGDVVAEFDPQAMKDRMDDQIATIKDYENNIKKRRVEQELDMENLQQSLRQAKAAVDKAKLDFRTTQIRMDIDRELLQLSVDEAEAAYKEQQTDVPQKVASQKSDMRILEITKKIEDINAERQQGDLDKMVIKAPMDGMVVLQTMFRPGGDQVTLAVGDQVRPGQPIMKIIDARTMQVEGQINQSESSTFRIGQPADVSLDAFPGSHYDAKVYAIGALATSGGRQQFFIRNVPVRVQMVNPDKNVIPDLSASADVLLGKADNVLAAPASAVEQNGDKNYVYVKNGNTFEKREVRLGMNNGTQVAILEGVKEGEIVRVN, encoded by the coding sequence ATGACGAACCCCAACCCGGATCAGCTGCCGATGCCGAAGTATACGGGCGAACCGCCCAAGAAGCCGAATCCGCTCCCTAACATATTGGGAGGATTGGGCTTGCTGGCACTGGTGGGCGGTGGTGCGTATTACTGGAACGTGGTGCGTCCGGCGCGAGCGGCCCAGGCGGCGGTCGTCGCAGTGGCCAAGACGGTGCCTGTTCGCCGGACCAATATCGAAATGCGGTTGCGGGTGACCGGCCAGACTTCGGCCCGTGAGTTTGCTTTTATGGTTGCTCCGCGCATCCGGTTCCGCGGCGTGGACCCGAACATGGTGCTGTTGAAGCTGGCGACGTCGGGTTCGATGGTCAAAAAGGGCGATGTCGTGGCGGAGTTTGATCCGCAGGCCATGAAGGATCGCATGGACGACCAGATCGCCACGATCAAGGACTACGAGAACAACATCAAGAAGCGGCGCGTAGAGCAGGAACTCGACATGGAGAACCTGCAACAGTCCCTCCGCCAGGCCAAGGCGGCTGTGGATAAGGCCAAGCTCGACTTCCGTACAACTCAAATCCGCATGGATATCGACAGGGAGCTGCTGCAGCTTTCCGTCGACGAGGCGGAAGCGGCCTATAAGGAGCAGCAAACCGACGTTCCTCAGAAGGTGGCCTCCCAGAAATCGGACATGCGGATTCTGGAGATTACGAAGAAGATTGAAGACATCAACGCCGAGCGCCAACAGGGCGATCTGGACAAGATGGTGATCAAGGCCCCGATGGACGGGATGGTGGTGCTGCAGACCATGTTCCGGCCGGGCGGCGACCAGGTCACGCTCGCTGTTGGTGATCAGGTGCGGCCGGGCCAGCCGATCATGAAGATCATCGATGCCCGCACCATGCAGGTGGAAGGCCAGATCAACCAGTCAGAGAGCAGCACCTTCCGCATTGGCCAGCCAGCCGATGTCAGCCTCGACGCCTTCCCCGGATCTCACTACGATGCAAAGGTTTACGCGATTGGCGCCCTGGCGACCAGCGGCGGCCGGCAGCAGTTCTTTATTCGCAACGTGCCGGTGCGCGTGCAAATGGTCAATCCGGACAAGAACGTGATTCCGGACCTTTCGGCCTCCGCCGATGTACTGCTGGGCAAGGCCGACAACGTTCTCGCGGCTCCGGCGTCAGCAGTCGAGCAGAACGGCGACAAGAACTATGTGTATGTGAAGAATGGCAATACGTTCGAGAAGCGCGAGGTGCGCCTCGGCATGAACAACGGGACGCAGGTGGCCATTCTCGAAGGTGTCAAAGAGGGCGAAATCGTCCGGGTGAACTAA
- a CDS encoding NAD(P)-dependent oxidoreductase has translation MAKLGFLGLGIMGGPMAGHLLKAGHEVALWSHTASKATALAGLGQALVCEMPKQVAENADIIFLCVGDTDMSAKVTLGENGLIEGLRPGAVIADCSTVAPSYARRAAATLAEKGAEFLDAPVTGSKPGAEGATLTFMVGGNEAVYEKVKPFMELMGKRFYYCGGTGLGLHAKLTQNLILSNLLQAFNEGMVLATKAGVDPELMLDILDNSAAKSGLVSFKAPYVFRRDFSTNFSVRWMHKDIGLMLETGNEMDVPLPLTALTQQLFRAAIAEGVGEDDICSTIKVLERLAGVEVKKSSQK, from the coding sequence ATGGCGAAACTGGGCTTCCTCGGTCTGGGCATCATGGGCGGTCCGATGGCCGGCCATCTTCTGAAAGCCGGGCACGAGGTGGCGTTGTGGTCCCACACGGCGTCCAAGGCGACGGCGCTGGCGGGACTGGGCCAGGCTCTGGTGTGCGAGATGCCAAAGCAGGTGGCCGAGAATGCCGACATCATCTTCCTGTGCGTGGGCGACACCGACATGTCGGCGAAGGTGACCTTGGGGGAGAACGGGCTGATTGAGGGGCTCCGGCCTGGTGCCGTGATCGCCGACTGCAGCACTGTCGCCCCCAGCTATGCCCGCCGTGCGGCCGCGACACTCGCCGAAAAGGGCGCCGAGTTCCTGGATGCTCCGGTAACCGGTAGCAAGCCGGGTGCCGAGGGCGCGACCCTGACCTTTATGGTGGGCGGCAACGAGGCGGTCTATGAAAAAGTGAAGCCCTTCATGGAATTGATGGGCAAGCGGTTCTACTACTGCGGAGGAACCGGGCTGGGGCTGCACGCCAAACTGACGCAGAACCTCATTCTTTCGAATCTGTTACAGGCGTTCAACGAGGGCATGGTGCTGGCCACCAAGGCGGGGGTGGATCCGGAACTGATGCTGGATATCCTGGACAATTCGGCGGCCAAGAGCGGATTGGTGTCGTTCAAGGCTCCGTATGTCTTCCGGCGCGACTTTAGTACCAATTTTTCAGTGAGATGGATGCACAAGGACATCGGCCTGATGCTGGAAACGGGCAACGAGATGGATGTGCCGCTGCCTTTGACCGCTCTGACGCAGCAGTTGTTCCGGGCGGCGATTGCTGAAGGGGTCGGAGAAGACGATATCTGTAGCACTATCAAGGTGTTAGAGCGCTTGGCAGGGGTCGAAGTAAAAAAATCCTCCCAAAAATAG
- a CDS encoding tetratricopeptide repeat protein: MLFLLLSDASCALWPADPATAAYAALRENRLDAAVAAFHLALPCNPANARIRKDFAYALLRTGDRLAARRQFEDALRLDPLDDSTALECAFLSFETGQPRQARLLFLRLKDSVDPQVRAKADRAFEDIDEPLRTGITRWQEALRRAPGQWSAHEELARLAEKRDEPALAAEHFEEAWRRRPGNTDLLLDLARVWKEKGDASKARSALVTAWRTGSPRVAESAREQLGGSLPTATETALATPPSSPQQDDSPVFEAKEMGARSLENSYLNDALKYLTQAYQQNPKDAEVLYQLGVTNNMLHRDTEALQWFALARRSDDAEVAPKAAQAYSALRATRPGLHVSAWFVPLYSSRWNDAFLYSQATAEYRLGHSIFTPYVSLRFLGDTRSGVKFNAYTYLSETNFIGAVGLKARLFPHAYGWFEAGEAVSYLGRRPNLGLATPDYRGGLSWSKGWGRLFGSPEGGWFTETALDGIYLHRQQDDLFLYSQTQFGYTLPKDERGHQLMAYWNFNFTADRLGASWANFAEFGPGIRVQLPGMPRGMVLRYDILYGKYTMPAGSRNPGYWDVRTGLWYALSH; the protein is encoded by the coding sequence GTGTTGTTCCTGCTACTGTCGGACGCCTCGTGCGCCCTCTGGCCGGCCGATCCGGCCACCGCGGCCTATGCGGCGCTTCGCGAAAACAGGCTCGATGCGGCGGTCGCGGCCTTCCATCTGGCGCTACCCTGCAATCCTGCCAACGCCAGGATCCGCAAGGACTTCGCTTACGCCCTGCTCCGCACTGGCGATCGCCTCGCCGCCCGCCGCCAGTTTGAAGACGCGTTGCGCCTCGACCCATTGGATGACTCCACGGCGCTGGAATGCGCGTTTCTGAGCTTCGAAACCGGCCAGCCCCGCCAGGCACGCCTACTCTTCCTGCGGCTGAAGGACTCAGTGGATCCTCAGGTGCGCGCCAAAGCTGACCGCGCCTTTGAAGACATCGACGAGCCCCTGCGCACCGGCATCACCCGCTGGCAGGAGGCGCTGCGCCGCGCGCCCGGCCAGTGGTCGGCCCACGAGGAACTGGCCCGCCTGGCCGAAAAGCGTGACGAACCCGCCCTGGCCGCGGAACACTTCGAGGAGGCCTGGCGCCGCCGCCCCGGCAATACCGATCTCCTGCTCGACCTCGCCCGCGTCTGGAAGGAAAAGGGCGACGCCTCAAAGGCCCGGTCCGCGCTGGTCACCGCCTGGCGCACAGGCTCCCCGCGAGTTGCTGAGTCGGCCCGCGAACAACTGGGCGGCTCGCTGCCCACCGCCACGGAGACCGCCCTGGCCACGCCGCCGTCCTCACCCCAGCAGGACGATTCCCCCGTTTTCGAAGCCAAGGAGATGGGGGCCCGCTCCCTGGAAAACAGCTACCTGAACGACGCCTTGAAATACCTGACCCAGGCGTACCAACAGAATCCGAAAGACGCCGAGGTTCTCTACCAACTCGGGGTCACCAACAACATGCTGCACCGCGACACCGAGGCGCTGCAGTGGTTCGCCTTGGCCCGCCGCTCGGACGACGCCGAAGTAGCGCCCAAGGCGGCGCAGGCCTATTCCGCCCTGCGCGCCACACGGCCGGGCCTTCACGTCTCCGCATGGTTCGTCCCTCTTTACTCCTCACGCTGGAACGACGCCTTCCTCTACAGCCAGGCGACCGCCGAGTACCGCCTCGGCCATTCCATCTTTACCCCGTACGTGTCCCTTCGTTTCCTGGGCGACACCCGCAGCGGCGTGAAGTTCAATGCCTATACCTACTTGTCCGAGACCAACTTCATTGGCGCAGTCGGACTCAAAGCCCGGCTCTTCCCGCACGCTTACGGCTGGTTTGAGGCCGGAGAGGCTGTTAGCTATCTGGGCCGTCGCCCGAACCTCGGCCTGGCCACCCCGGACTACCGTGGTGGGCTCTCCTGGTCGAAGGGCTGGGGCCGCCTGTTCGGCTCGCCGGAAGGTGGCTGGTTCACCGAGACCGCCCTCGACGGCATCTACCTCCATCGCCAACAGGACGACTTGTTCCTGTACTCCCAAACGCAGTTCGGCTACACCCTGCCCAAGGACGAGCGCGGCCACCAGTTGATGGCCTATTGGAACTTCAATTTCACGGCCGATCGTCTCGGAGCCTCCTGGGCCAACTTTGCGGAGTTTGGACCCGGAATAAGGGTCCAACTGCCGGGCATGCCGCGCGGCATGGTGCTCCGCTACGACATTCTTTACGGCAAGTACACAATGCCCGCGGGGTCACGGAATCCCGGCTACTGGGATGTCCGCACTGGACTGTGGTATGCGCTATCTCATTAG
- a CDS encoding acyl-CoA dehydrogenase family protein, which produces MTPFRGVDYLHIDSLLNDEEKLVRQTARQFTEDRVVPIIKDCYNQGRFPAELIPEMGELGFFGANLEGYGCAGLSNVEYGLIMQELERGDSGLRSFVSVQGALVMYPIHTYGSEEQREKYLPLLAEGKLIGCFGLTEPGFGSNPGGMTTTAKRDGEDWILNGEKTWITNGTAAGVAVVWARTPEGVRGFLVEKGTPGFTSSDIHGKLSMRASVTSSLAFNDCRIPESQRLPNAIGLKTALGCLSQARYGIGWGVLGAAMDCFETARQYTLVRKQFDDRPIATHQLVQEKLAWMVTEITKGQLLAMQCGRLKDGKKLDFAHVSMLKRNNVAIALDCARLSRDLLGGNGIIDDYPIMRHMCNLETVKTYEGTDHIHALVIGERVTGLPAYR; this is translated from the coding sequence ATGACTCCCTTTCGGGGTGTGGATTACCTTCACATCGATTCCCTGTTGAACGATGAAGAGAAGCTGGTCCGGCAAACAGCGCGCCAGTTTACAGAGGACCGGGTGGTCCCGATCATCAAGGACTGTTACAACCAGGGCCGCTTTCCGGCCGAATTGATTCCGGAGATGGGCGAGCTCGGCTTCTTCGGGGCGAATCTCGAAGGCTACGGCTGTGCCGGCCTCTCGAACGTGGAATACGGACTGATCATGCAGGAACTGGAGCGGGGCGACTCGGGCCTGCGCAGTTTCGTCAGCGTGCAGGGCGCGCTGGTGATGTATCCGATCCACACCTACGGCAGCGAGGAGCAGCGTGAAAAGTACCTGCCGCTACTGGCCGAGGGCAAGCTGATCGGCTGCTTCGGATTGACCGAACCCGGCTTCGGATCGAACCCAGGCGGCATGACAACCACGGCGAAGCGGGATGGCGAGGATTGGATCCTGAACGGCGAGAAGACGTGGATCACGAACGGGACCGCGGCCGGCGTGGCTGTTGTGTGGGCGCGGACTCCGGAAGGGGTTCGAGGCTTCCTTGTCGAAAAGGGGACGCCCGGTTTCACGTCGAGCGACATTCACGGAAAGTTGTCGATGCGCGCGTCGGTCACGTCATCGCTGGCGTTCAACGATTGCCGGATTCCGGAGTCGCAGCGGCTGCCGAATGCGATCGGGTTGAAGACGGCATTGGGATGCCTGTCGCAGGCCAGGTACGGCATTGGCTGGGGCGTCCTGGGTGCGGCCATGGACTGCTTTGAGACGGCGCGGCAGTACACGCTGGTGCGCAAGCAGTTCGACGACAGGCCCATCGCCACCCACCAACTGGTGCAGGAGAAGCTGGCGTGGATGGTGACGGAGATTACCAAGGGTCAGCTGCTGGCGATGCAGTGCGGCCGGTTGAAGGACGGAAAGAAGCTCGACTTCGCGCACGTCTCGATGTTGAAGAGGAACAACGTGGCCATCGCCCTGGACTGCGCGCGCCTTTCGCGCGATCTGTTGGGCGGCAACGGGATTATCGACGATTATCCGATCATGAGGCACATGTGCAACCTCGAGACGGTGAAGACCTATGAGGGTACCGACCATATCCACGCGCTGGTGATCGGCGAGCGGGTGACCGGTCTACCGGCTTATCGTTAA
- a CDS encoding enoyl-CoA hydratase: MNQEMIHTQQVGAVLTITLARSERRNALSLQMMRELIACLETTAATKEVQVVILAAEGKVFSSGHDLSEMTGRSEAEYREIFETCSAMMETLQRLPQPVIAQVQGLATAAGCQLVAACDLAVASDLAAFATPGVKIGLFCTTPMVPLTRAIGRKRALEMLLTGRLVSANEAAEWGLVNRVVPAAQLNEATQELAVQIAAASSYTVGLGKNAFYRQIDLDQHHAYEYASGVMTENALAGDAQEGISAFLQKRPPKWTGR, from the coding sequence ATGAACCAGGAAATGATTCACACGCAACAGGTTGGAGCCGTCCTGACGATCACGCTGGCTCGGTCCGAGCGCCGCAACGCGCTCTCCCTACAGATGATGCGCGAGCTCATCGCGTGCCTGGAAACGACCGCGGCGACCAAGGAAGTGCAGGTCGTCATCCTGGCGGCCGAGGGCAAGGTCTTCTCTTCCGGCCACGACCTCTCCGAGATGACCGGCCGCTCTGAGGCCGAGTATCGCGAGATCTTCGAGACCTGCTCCGCCATGATGGAGACTCTCCAGCGCCTGCCCCAACCCGTAATCGCCCAGGTGCAGGGGCTCGCAACCGCCGCCGGCTGCCAACTGGTCGCCGCCTGCGATCTCGCCGTGGCCAGCGATCTGGCTGCCTTTGCCACCCCCGGAGTGAAGATTGGCCTGTTCTGCACGACACCCATGGTTCCCCTGACCCGGGCCATCGGCCGCAAACGCGCGTTGGAAATGCTGCTCACCGGACGCCTGGTCTCCGCGAACGAGGCGGCGGAGTGGGGCCTGGTCAATCGTGTCGTACCGGCTGCGCAACTGAACGAAGCCACCCAGGAACTGGCGGTACAGATCGCCGCCGCCAGCAGCTACACGGTCGGTCTCGGCAAAAATGCCTTCTACCGCCAGATTGACCTCGACCAGCACCACGCCTACGAGTACGCCTCGGGGGTCATGACGGAGAACGCACTGGCCGGCGACGCCCAGGAAGGCATCTCCGCATTCCTGCAGAAACGCCCGCCCAAGTGGACCGGCCGCTAA
- a CDS encoding copper-binding protein, with translation MKRRSFVTAALAAVCTACAKKGENRFDYGEAKKKYELKGVVVNLKPEDRVVVVKHEKIGDWMEAMTMEFPVPSAEEFGKLKPGAAIRATVNVNDMFFWLTGITVE, from the coding sequence ATGAAGCGTAGAAGTTTTGTGACGGCGGCCCTGGCCGCGGTATGCACCGCGTGCGCGAAGAAGGGTGAAAACCGCTTCGATTACGGCGAGGCGAAAAAGAAGTACGAGCTGAAAGGTGTGGTTGTAAACCTCAAGCCGGAAGATCGCGTGGTGGTGGTGAAGCATGAGAAGATCGGGGATTGGATGGAAGCCATGACCATGGAATTCCCCGTGCCCTCGGCCGAGGAGTTCGGCAAGCTGAAACCGGGCGCCGCGATTCGCGCCACGGTCAACGTGAACGACATGTTCTTCTGGCTGACCGGCATTACGGTGGAGTAA
- a CDS encoding 1-deoxy-D-xylulose-5-phosphate reductoisomerase — translation MQRVTLLGSTGSIGQSTLDVVRQNRHRFAIHALVAGRNLSRLAQQIQEFEPAVAVVAREEDVPVLAALLKEAGVRVPDLRAGLAAYTEVTTAPETDFVMSAIVGVAGMEATYEAIRLGKRIGLANKETLVAGGSLVMAAVKQFETELIPVDSEHNGAHQCLRAGRREDATKLILTASGGPFRKTPKEELLLVKPEQALNHPTWQMGPRITVDSATLMNKGFEVIEACWLFDFPTKQVEVVVHPQSTVHAMVEYNDGSVIAQVCATDMRMPIQYALTYPERANAPVPRLDWAQARTWEFHAPDLDKFPLLRLAYEAQDTGGTATCTLNAADEVAVEAFLRNEISFPGIAEVVEETLNRVPSQPSQSIGQVLEVDRESRTVARQVTRERLGARVMASPAKY, via the coding sequence ATGCAACGAGTAACCCTCCTCGGATCTACCGGCAGCATCGGCCAAAGCACGTTGGACGTGGTTCGTCAGAACCGGCACCGCTTTGCGATCCACGCCCTGGTAGCGGGCCGTAACCTGAGCAGGTTGGCCCAACAGATACAAGAGTTTGAGCCCGCTGTAGCAGTGGTAGCCAGGGAAGAAGACGTCCCCGTGCTGGCCGCGCTCTTAAAGGAAGCGGGCGTGCGCGTACCCGACCTGCGCGCCGGGCTGGCAGCCTATACGGAAGTCACGACAGCGCCCGAGACCGATTTCGTCATGTCCGCGATCGTGGGGGTGGCCGGGATGGAAGCCACTTACGAAGCGATCCGCCTGGGCAAGCGTATCGGGCTGGCGAACAAGGAAACCCTGGTGGCGGGCGGCAGCCTGGTGATGGCCGCCGTGAAACAGTTTGAAACCGAACTGATTCCGGTGGACAGTGAGCACAACGGGGCTCACCAGTGTCTGCGGGCCGGCCGCCGGGAAGACGCCACGAAGCTGATTCTGACCGCATCCGGCGGTCCTTTTAGGAAAACTCCTAAGGAAGAGTTGCTTCTGGTAAAACCAGAACAGGCTTTGAACCATCCAACATGGCAGATGGGTCCACGGATCACCGTCGATTCGGCGACCCTGATGAACAAGGGCTTCGAAGTGATCGAGGCCTGCTGGCTCTTTGACTTCCCGACCAAGCAGGTGGAGGTAGTAGTACATCCACAGTCCACGGTTCATGCCATGGTGGAATACAATGATGGCAGCGTGATCGCGCAAGTTTGTGCGACCGACATGAGAATGCCCATCCAGTACGCCCTGACATATCCTGAGCGGGCGAACGCTCCGGTGCCGCGTTTGGATTGGGCCCAGGCCAGGACTTGGGAGTTCCACGCTCCGGACCTGGACAAGTTTCCCCTGTTGCGATTGGCATATGAGGCGCAAGATACAGGTGGAACCGCTACTTGTACGCTGAATGCAGCCGATGAAGTAGCGGTAGAGGCCTTTCTGCGGAATGAGATCTCGTTTCCCGGGATCGCGGAAGTGGTCGAAGAGACATTGAACAGGGTGCCCAGCCAGCCGTCCCAATCCATTGGGCAGGTGCTGGAAGTGGATCGGGAATCTCGAACGGTGGCGCGTCAGGTGACGCGCGAACGGTTGGGTGCGCGGGTGATGGCTAGCCCCGCAAAGTACTAG
- a CDS encoding glutathione peroxidase, translating to MKAIATVLGGVLLVAMSAFAANSIYDFTMNNIDGKPTPLKNYSGKVVLVVNVASKCGFTPQYTGLENLYQKYHSKGFEIVGVPANNFGAQEPGTDEEIKTFCSRNYNVTFPIMSKVSVKGADITPLYQYLTAAKGGDVKWNFTKFLVGKDGKVIERFESKVAPESPELTAAVEKALQ from the coding sequence ATGAAAGCGATTGCCACCGTCCTGGGAGGAGTACTCCTCGTTGCCATGAGCGCCTTTGCCGCCAACTCCATTTACGACTTTACGATGAACAACATTGACGGCAAGCCGACGCCGTTAAAGAACTATTCCGGAAAGGTCGTGCTGGTCGTGAATGTCGCCAGCAAGTGCGGCTTCACGCCGCAGTACACCGGCCTGGAGAATCTGTACCAGAAGTATCACAGCAAGGGCTTCGAGATCGTGGGTGTTCCGGCCAACAACTTTGGCGCGCAGGAGCCGGGCACGGACGAGGAGATCAAGACGTTCTGCTCGCGGAACTACAACGTAACCTTCCCCATCATGTCGAAGGTCAGCGTGAAGGGCGCGGATATAACGCCCTTGTATCAGTACCTTACAGCGGCCAAGGGTGGCGACGTGAAGTGGAACTTCACCAAGTTCCTGGTGGGCAAGGACGGCAAGGTGATTGAGCGCTTCGAGTCGAAGGTCGCTCCGGAATCGCCTGAGCTGACGGCCGCCGTGGAAAAGGCTTTGCAATAA
- the rseP gene encoding RIP metalloprotease RseP — translation MVFYQFFENVWWLLVLIGVMIIIHELGHYWAARYFDIRVDTFSIGFGPRLFGFQKGETDFRVAWIPFGGYVRMAGEQPSDEIDPRGFLAKPRWQRLIVVFAGPAMNVVLAVGLLAGLYMVRYPKLASAQGPASIGYVKPDSPAAKAGLREGDIIVQIESKANPTWEDVLLKEVVSASKELPLVIDRKGERIPLSVTPEMDPKAGVGLAGWAEQTDIEVGGLVPGMDAEKKGLQKGDVLISINGQPIRTIYRIHEVLKESDGRAVDIAYRRSQDVKTVSILPHFSDQMGGGGRWLIGVELAPRVIYSKLSPAAAINESVKQNLKGATLIYQFLHAILERRSSPKSLEGPISIARLSGEAAREGPMSFINLMATVSLNLAIFNLLPIPILDGGVILLLLIEMLMRRDLSLALKETVFKLGFVFLMMVVVFVLYNDITKLLPG, via the coding sequence ATGGTTTTCTACCAATTCTTCGAGAATGTGTGGTGGCTGCTGGTCCTGATCGGGGTGATGATCATCATCCACGAACTGGGCCACTATTGGGCAGCCCGATATTTTGACATCCGGGTGGACACGTTCAGCATCGGATTTGGCCCGAGGCTGTTCGGCTTTCAGAAGGGCGAAACCGACTTCCGCGTAGCGTGGATCCCGTTCGGCGGGTACGTGCGGATGGCCGGTGAGCAACCTTCCGATGAGATTGACCCGCGTGGATTTCTGGCCAAGCCGCGGTGGCAGAGACTGATTGTCGTCTTTGCGGGCCCGGCCATGAACGTCGTGCTGGCGGTTGGGCTGCTGGCCGGCCTGTACATGGTCCGTTACCCGAAACTGGCGAGCGCCCAAGGGCCGGCCAGCATCGGTTACGTGAAACCGGATTCACCCGCCGCGAAAGCGGGCCTGCGTGAAGGCGACATCATCGTCCAGATTGAAAGCAAAGCCAATCCAACCTGGGAAGACGTATTGCTGAAGGAAGTGGTCAGCGCCAGCAAGGAACTGCCGCTGGTGATCGACCGCAAGGGCGAGCGTATTCCGTTATCGGTCACACCCGAGATGGACCCCAAGGCGGGTGTCGGCCTGGCCGGTTGGGCGGAGCAGACGGATATCGAAGTCGGCGGCCTGGTGCCCGGCATGGATGCGGAGAAGAAGGGCCTGCAGAAGGGCGACGTGCTCATCAGCATCAACGGCCAGCCCATTCGCACCATCTACCGGATCCACGAAGTATTGAAGGAATCCGACGGCCGCGCGGTGGATATTGCCTACCGGCGCAGTCAGGACGTCAAGACGGTCAGCATTCTGCCGCACTTTAGCGATCAGATGGGCGGCGGCGGCCGCTGGCTGATCGGGGTGGAATTGGCGCCGCGCGTGATTTACTCAAAGTTGTCGCCGGCAGCGGCCATCAATGAGTCGGTGAAGCAGAACCTGAAGGGCGCTACGCTCATCTATCAGTTCCTGCACGCGATTCTGGAGCGCCGTTCGTCGCCGAAGTCGTTGGAAGGGCCAATCAGCATTGCCCGGCTTTCTGGCGAAGCGGCTCGGGAAGGCCCGATGTCGTTCATCAACCTGATGGCGACGGTCAGCCTGAATCTGGCTATTTTCAACCTGTTGCCGATCCCGATTCTGGACGGCGGCGTCATCCTGCTGCTACTCATCGAGATGCTGATGCGGCGGGACCTGAGCCTGGCACTGAAGGAGACGGTCTTCAAGCTTGGCTTCGTCTTCCTGATGATGGTGGTGGTTTTCGTGCTCTACAACGACATCACGAAACTGCTGCCCGGCTGA
- the galE gene encoding UDP-glucose 4-epimerase GalE, producing the protein MARILVTGGAGYIGSHTTHHLLSLGHDVQVLDDLSKGYAHNVPEGRLHVVNLHDTAALDRVFSKGHFDAVIHFAAFIAVGESVREPEKYFRNNTGGSLSLLDTMRRHGVRRLVFSSTAAVYGNPEHVPIVEDQTLKPVNPYGESKLMTETTLRWLDECSSLRYVALRYFNACGAESKYGIGEEHEPETHLIPLIFRAIRTGKPITVFGNDYPTPDGTCVRDYVHVSDLAEAHRLALDSLLAGGPSGVFNAGMGQGYSVMEVIRAAETVTGRQASFTLGERREGDPAELVADSSKLQKTFGWKPKYDTLASIVESAWAFDAHKHGAV; encoded by the coding sequence ATGGCTCGCATTCTCGTCACCGGCGGCGCCGGCTACATTGGTTCGCACACCACACACCATCTCCTTTCCCTGGGCCATGACGTCCAGGTACTGGATGACCTGTCGAAGGGCTACGCCCACAACGTGCCGGAGGGCCGCCTGCACGTCGTGAATCTGCACGATACGGCCGCGCTGGACCGCGTCTTTTCCAAGGGCCATTTCGATGCGGTGATTCACTTTGCGGCCTTCATCGCGGTAGGCGAATCGGTGCGCGAGCCGGAAAAGTACTTCCGCAACAATACGGGCGGCTCGTTGTCGCTGCTGGATACGATGCGGCGGCACGGAGTGCGGCGTCTGGTGTTCAGTTCGACGGCGGCGGTCTATGGAAATCCAGAGCATGTGCCGATCGTCGAAGACCAGACTCTGAAGCCCGTGAATCCCTATGGGGAATCGAAGCTGATGACGGAAACGACGCTGCGCTGGCTGGATGAGTGCTCGTCGCTGCGCTATGTCGCGCTACGCTACTTCAACGCCTGCGGCGCGGAGAGCAAGTACGGAATCGGCGAGGAGCACGAACCGGAAACGCACCTGATCCCGCTGATCTTCCGGGCGATCCGGACGGGGAAGCCGATCACGGTGTTTGGCAACGACTACCCGACTCCGGATGGCACCTGTGTGCGTGACTATGTCCACGTGTCGGATCTGGCGGAAGCGCACAGGCTGGCCCTGGACAGTCTGCTTGCCGGTGGCCCCAGCGGCGTGTTTAACGCCGGGATGGGCCAGGGTTATTCGGTGATGGAAGTGATTCGCGCGGCGGAGACGGTGACGGGGCGGCAGGCATCCTTCACGTTGGGCGAGCGGCGCGAAGGCGACCCGGCCGAACTGGTGGCGGATTCCTCTAAATTGCAGAAAACATTTGGCTGGAAACCCAAGTACGACACCCTGGCGTCGATTGTGGAGAGCGCCTGGGCTTTTGATGCCCATAAACATGGCGCTGTCTGA